The Salvia miltiorrhiza cultivar Shanhuang (shh) chromosome 2, IMPLAD_Smil_shh, whole genome shotgun sequence DNA window ctttcttggcggtttgcatgctaaaacgagcaatcacagtatcaatgtaggacgcttgagataagctcagcatcattttctggcgatcacgaataACCTTGATCctcaggatgtacgctgcatctcctaagtccttcatcttGAACTGTTCGGAGAACCACTTCTCtatgtctgataatagcgcCACATTATCGCCAATGAGGAaaatatcatctacataaagtgtaaggaaaaccacgtcaccattgtcatctaaacggtacacacAACTCTcattctcacaacgagtaaatccaaaggatttaatgacctcgtcaaaatgTAAGTTCCCTGACctagaagcttgcttaagtccataaatgaaCTTCTTTAGCTTCCATAcgagatgctcttcgcccttctttaCAAACCTTTCgagttgctgcatatagatatCCCTTCATTCTTCAAGGAAACTGTTTAAGAAAgtggttttgacatccatttgccaaacctcaaggttcatgtgggctgctatggcaaggagtattcgaaTGGACTTAAGCATGACAACtggcgaaaaggtttcatcatagTCAATACCCTGCTCCTGGGtttaacctttcgccaccagtctagcctTAAAAGCCGCGACTTCGCCATCCAAATCTcactttctcttgtatacccatttGCTACCTATGGCCGAGTAGCCATCTGGTAAAACAGTTTTCTCGTATGCCTCCATatcagtcatggattctatttcagaaaccatggcgtcatACCAAGAATTTGCATCTGCATCTtgcatcgcttgtctaaagttatctgggtcgatatccttttgctcattaacaggaagaagatccgaagactctcccaagaacatGAATCGATCAGGTTGATgaacaaccctcccactacaacaAAGCGGTGGTGGTACTGCTATGATAATAGTTTGTGCAGTATACTATGGTGCAatctcttgcacacttggctgtggtaatggaatcgcctgtccaatGCCTTCtatttcttgaagaacaatctcggacttagacttgtgctTGTCTacataatcctgttccaagaattatgcgttggtgctaacaactaCTTTCTGATCCTTAAGATTATAAAAAACATGCCACCTTTCATTCCCgtaggatatcctacaaacaacattacttcacatctaggctccaatttcctTGTCTcattgtctagcacgtatgcctTGGCTCcagtttccaaggcatatccccaaaatgaaatatgcaaagatgcataactcatcattgatcgtaccatttccaaaagagttctatttcttctttctgctacaccattctgttggggagtatccggtgcagtcaattgggatgtaatcccagaattTGACAAGTATTTCttgaactcgttcccgaggtattcgtcaccgcgatcagaccgcaatcaCTTGATACACTTACCCAACTTCTTCTCCACTTCTgtcttgaattctttgaatttctcaaagcattcagacttgtggTGAAGCAGGTAAATATATCCAAATCtcgagtaatcgtcaatgaaagtgacgaaatactcataccctccacgagcttttgtggacattggtccacacaagtccgaatgaatcaattctaacacatttgAGGCCGTATTCCcatttgccttaaaaggcctagCCGTCATCTTACCTTCTATaaaggattcgcaggttctaaatggaacgaCTTGAAAATCTTTCAATATTCCATTCGACACGAGCCTTTggtcctatttagattgatatGGCCTTATCTAAGGTGCCACACATGTGTATGATCCTCATAAGAAACAAATTTTCTCTTATTGGGGTTTGAACAAATTGGTGATGTAGATGTAACATGGACATAGTTCTTAtgtggacatgtaatagtatagagagagctgttcaaaattttgaaacaaatagtaatgttatttttcatgatagaaacacctctatcaaaagtaacggAATATTcatccaaaaataattttgaaacagaaattatgttccgccgaaactccggcacatataaaatatctctcaaaactaaaacatcatcaccaaaacataaagataaatctccaactgCAACACCTGCGACCTTCGCCGCATTGCCCaaggagatggtgatctcatcacttgctagtTCCCTTGTTGGCCTAAAGCCTTGCACTgtgtgtaacaaacatgatcagttgcccccgtatccactacccaagaatgagtagaaaacgaagctaaacatgtctcagttactaaaacttgtgacgtaccttgtccctttgccttgagcaacggacaatctttcttccagtgccccgtcttgccgcacttgaagcactttcccttatCCGTTGGCTTTTTCACGCCGCCAGTAGGGCCGCCCACTCCActactcccactagcttccttGCCTcccttgccctttggacctttccacttctttttcccgcttttcgacgaagaagatgatcccttggcagcgacaagcaCTTCTTTCCCCTTCCCCATAACTCCCTTCgctgtaactagagcattcaacaactcatttaGAGAatagttgaccttgctcataacagcattgaggcggaagttttCATATGTCTTGGGGAGAGTGTttaggatgatatcgaccttagTTTCGCCGTCGATACCCCCACCCAGCAAGTCAAGCCTATCAAaaagatttgtcatatgcatgacgtGCTTGTGGATGGAACTGCTCTCGCTCGTGCTTGTGGACGGAACTGCTCTCGCTAATCTCACacgctaagatttctctcattatgttaaagcgagcagatctctTCGATTCCGCAAACACCTCTGTGAGGTTCAGCATGATGGTAGCAGCAGCAACATCCATGACTTGATGCTGAAGTtgcaaggtttgtgacattgtAGTCATCATATAGCATTTCGCCATATTATTTaacttatgccaccttttatgctcCTCATTTTCCGCATCAGTCTACTCATCAATAAGAGCGGGGGGACGAGGAGTGGTGAGCACGAAATTGTGCTCCTCAGTGACAAGAATATAAGTAAGATGGCATTTCCATTCAGCAAAATTTGGTCCGGTGAGAGGATTATTGGCAAGTAAAGAGATgataggagacatagacatatctgaaagtaaacaattaaaacatgtaagaacatgaagcacataattcgtaacaaaaatattaaaacctcttgataaaacaatattgattgaaacctccaactgcccgaggaatctcacgagtaagccacgttagtgtggatgtttacacatgaacccctcaaccatacacctagtcgtttaatttcaatccatgtcaacttaacctt harbors:
- the LOC131008133 gene encoding uncharacterized protein LOC131008133; this encodes MSQTLQLQHQVMDVAAATIMLNLTEVFAESKRSARFNIMREILACEISESSSVHKHEREQLDLLGGGIDGETKVDIILNTLPKTYENFRLNAVMSKVNYSLNELLNALVTAKGVMGKGKEDYVDKHKSKSEIVLQEIEGIGQAIPLPQPSVQEIAP